The following proteins are co-located in the Halostella salina genome:
- a CDS encoding carbohydrate kinase family protein, with translation MSDPRVVAVGNTLIDHTYHLTNLPGPDEGAFVREYERRLGGVETNVATILARLGHETGLVSCVADDDDGDDVLDRLDGSPIDHVTVHRVPGVRTSYCLVLTDPEGNRAIIGGGESALELSLTDADVATVAAADAAFTSAYAPLDAVETLAALDTPLVYDLAGEFTDLTDRGLTRAALDDLAPDIARFVGNLTSVRSYLQTDDGPEDCCAALVARGFTAGAVTCGADGVYLFDEESVRHVPAFDVAVTDTTGAGDAFTAGLIHAWVLDDLPLDEVGRFASALAALNCTVTGAHAESPTLEDVRSFLD, from the coding sequence GTGAGCGACCCCCGAGTCGTCGCGGTCGGCAACACGCTCATCGACCACACCTACCACCTGACGAACCTCCCCGGCCCCGACGAGGGCGCGTTCGTCCGGGAGTACGAGCGTCGGCTCGGCGGCGTCGAGACGAACGTGGCGACGATACTCGCCCGGCTCGGTCACGAGACGGGGCTGGTCTCCTGCGTCGCCGACGACGACGACGGCGACGACGTGCTCGACAGGCTCGACGGGTCGCCCATCGACCACGTGACGGTCCACCGGGTCCCCGGCGTGCGGACCTCGTACTGCCTCGTGCTCACGGACCCGGAGGGGAACCGGGCGATCATCGGCGGCGGGGAGTCGGCGCTCGAACTCTCGCTCACCGACGCGGACGTGGCGACCGTCGCGGCCGCCGACGCGGCGTTCACCTCGGCGTACGCGCCGCTCGACGCGGTCGAGACGCTCGCCGCGCTGGACACGCCGCTGGTGTACGACCTCGCCGGCGAGTTCACCGACCTGACCGACCGCGGTCTGACGCGGGCGGCGCTCGACGACCTCGCTCCCGATATCGCACGGTTCGTCGGCAACCTGACCTCGGTCCGGTCGTACCTGCAAACCGACGACGGGCCGGAGGACTGCTGTGCCGCCCTCGTCGCGCGGGGCTTCACCGCCGGCGCGGTCACCTGCGGGGCCGATGGCGTCTACCTGTTCGACGAGGAGTCGGTCCGCCACGTCCCCGCGTTCGACGTGGCAGTCACGGACACGACCGGAGCGGGCGACGCCTTCACGGCCGGCCTGATCCACGCGTGGGTCCTCGACGACCTGCCGCTGGACGAAGTCGGGCGCTTCGCGAGCGCCCTCGCCGCGCTCAACTGCACCGTGACGGGGGCACACGCCGAGTCGCCGACCCTCGAGGACGTGCGGTCGTTTCTGGACTGA
- a CDS encoding phosphoribosylanthranilate isomerase — protein MIVQIYSLTTVDDVQACADAGVDHVGVAAGGQDLPASISNEQARTLFEATPDGMATVALTVETEVDPILTYAEDVDPDILHLCPDVDALTVDQVREIREALPASTDVMRALDVVGEETVGVAERLDPVCDWFLLDTATDAVEGIGASGETHDWSVSRRVVEATGTPTILAGGLSPDNVADAVRAVRPAGVDSYTHTSASEARKDPEKVRAFAEAARNAAE, from the coding sequence GTGATAGTTCAGATCTACTCGCTGACGACGGTCGACGACGTGCAGGCGTGTGCGGACGCGGGCGTGGACCACGTCGGCGTCGCCGCGGGGGGTCAGGACCTCCCGGCCTCGATATCCAACGAGCAGGCCCGGACGCTGTTCGAGGCGACGCCCGACGGAATGGCCACGGTCGCGCTCACGGTCGAGACCGAGGTCGACCCCATCCTCACGTACGCCGAGGACGTCGACCCGGACATCCTCCATCTCTGTCCCGACGTGGACGCCCTGACCGTCGACCAGGTCCGCGAGATACGCGAGGCGCTCCCGGCGTCGACGGACGTGATGCGGGCGCTCGACGTGGTCGGCGAGGAGACGGTCGGCGTCGCCGAGCGGCTCGACCCCGTCTGCGACTGGTTCCTCCTCGACACGGCGACCGACGCCGTCGAGGGGATCGGCGCGTCCGGCGAGACCCACGACTGGTCGGTGAGCCGGCGGGTCGTCGAGGCCACGGGGACGCCGACGATCCTCGCCGGGGGACTGTCCCCCGACAACGTCGCCGACGCCGTGCGGGCGGTCCGGCCGGCCGGCGTCGACTCGTACACCCACACCTCCGCGAGCGAGGCGCGGAAGGACCCCGAGAAGGTGCGGGCGTTCGCCGAGGCCGCGCGGAACGCGGCGGAGTGA
- a CDS encoding Zn-dependent hydrolase — MTFTLTEDRLVETMRTQATIGGTENGGLHRLALSDEDREVRDWFMAQMEAAGLETRVDEFGNMFGRRAGADPDADPVLVGSHLDSQPYGGIYDGALGVVAALELVRELNDRDITTERPVEIVNWTNEEGSRFQPAMQGSGVWAGAHDIEAEYAKTDVDGTALGDELERIGYRGDVPAEPREAYDAYLELHVEQGPYLEEWGSDVGVVTGIVGFVWGATTFHGEADHSGPTPMHYREDALVAAADVIGGVRRIPGTLGERTVGTVGYMDVSPNSINVIPDEVTFTWGFRDPDPSVLDEAKARVLHECEAAAEREGVDWEWEDRMRVDPVHFADRCVDAVEDTATGLGYDASRIFSGAGHDATHANAVCDTAMVFAVSEDGKSHNEDEYTSWADCYRAANTVAGAALELAGRAD, encoded by the coding sequence ATGACGTTCACACTGACCGAGGACCGGCTAGTCGAGACGATGCGGACCCAGGCGACGATCGGCGGGACCGAAAACGGCGGCCTCCACCGGCTCGCCCTCTCTGACGAGGACCGCGAGGTCCGCGACTGGTTCATGGCGCAGATGGAGGCGGCCGGGCTGGAGACGCGCGTCGACGAGTTCGGCAACATGTTCGGACGGCGGGCGGGCGCGGACCCGGACGCCGACCCCGTACTCGTCGGATCGCACCTCGACTCGCAGCCGTACGGCGGCATCTACGACGGCGCGCTCGGCGTCGTCGCCGCGCTCGAACTGGTGCGCGAACTGAACGACCGGGATATCACGACCGAGCGCCCGGTCGAAATCGTCAACTGGACCAACGAGGAGGGGTCCCGCTTCCAGCCGGCGATGCAGGGCAGCGGCGTCTGGGCCGGTGCCCACGACATCGAGGCGGAGTACGCGAAGACCGACGTCGACGGCACGGCGCTCGGGGACGAACTGGAGCGGATCGGCTACAGGGGCGACGTTCCCGCCGAACCGCGGGAGGCGTACGACGCCTACCTCGAACTCCACGTCGAGCAGGGGCCGTATCTGGAGGAGTGGGGCAGCGACGTCGGAGTCGTCACCGGCATCGTCGGGTTCGTCTGGGGCGCGACCACGTTCCACGGCGAGGCCGACCACTCCGGGCCGACGCCGATGCACTACCGCGAGGACGCGCTCGTCGCGGCGGCCGACGTTATCGGGGGGGTCCGGCGCATCCCCGGGACGCTCGGCGAGCGCACCGTCGGGACTGTCGGCTACATGGACGTGTCGCCGAACTCCATCAACGTCATCCCGGACGAGGTGACGTTCACCTGGGGCTTTCGCGACCCGGACCCGTCGGTGCTGGACGAGGCGAAGGCGCGGGTGCTCCACGAGTGCGAGGCCGCGGCCGAGCGCGAGGGCGTCGACTGGGAGTGGGAGGACCGGATGCGCGTGGACCCGGTCCACTTCGCCGACCGCTGTGTCGACGCCGTCGAGGACACGGCGACCGGCCTGGGGTACGACGCGAGCCGCATCTTCAGCGGGGCCGGCCACGACGCCACGCACGCCAACGCCGTCTGCGACACGGCGATGGTGTTCGCCGTGAGCGAGGACGGCAAGAGCCACAACGAGGACGAGTACACGAGCTGGGCGGACTGTTACAGGGCGGCCAACACGGTCGCGGGGGCGGCGCTGGAACTGGCGGGACGGGCCGACTGA